The sequence AACACGACTCTGAGCTTAGTCGTAGAACTTGCTTCCTTAATTACGGGATGGTGAGGTAGATAGTAGACTTGAGAGTTTCGTTCGTCGTCCTTTACGACCAGTCGCATGTGGCCGAGGGCGAGATGCTCTCGCATAAACTGATGATAATCGTCTCTTAGATGCGGATTTCGTTCCAAACGCTTTTCCAGGTACTCGAAACGTCGTTGAGCGTTGCTTCGGGATTCGCCTAACATTGCATCGAAATCGGGTTTCCGGGGGTAGCGAACTACATACCGGCCTTCGGGGTTCCTAGATACGGTAGACTGATACAATGACTCGCAATGCCGTTCCTCTATTGAATAACTATCGTTGTTTGCCAGTTCTTCGGTCTTCCAAAACTTTTCCAGACAATCTTCCAGTGAAATCATTGAAACAACGGCTGCATCGCACGAAGTGGATGAAGTAGTAATCTGATCGTTGGAATACGAGATAGCAGAACCCGCAATGATCCAGCCAAAGACACTGTCAACCAAAAGCGGAAGGTTACTGTCAAGCTGAATGCGTGCAGCGCTGGGAAAGAATGAATAGAAGTGTCGAGCACCCAGAACCATATCGATCGGTTGACTTTTGTTGAAAGCGGGGTCTGCTAGAAACAGTTCCTTCGGTATCTTCCATCCCTCGGTCGAGATATTTTGCGAAGGGAGATTGGCCGTAACATTTTCCATCACTAGGAAATTCACACCACACGAGAAGTCtccctttcttgaaaatacttgAGCGAAAACCGATTCACGTACTGGTTTGGACAGCTTACCAGCTCCCTGAACGGTGATGTTCACATGCTGTCTCCGTAAACGCAGAATTTGTGTCATAGGATTCGTGATGAGATTCGGCTGAGACGCACTATCCAAAAGCGCACGAGCTAGATGTTCAACACCGAAAGCGTCAACGACCTTAACGACGACGGTAAGCAGAAAGACATCTTCTCGGGGATACTGAAGAGTAGAACTGACTTCGATCACTGGTGTATCTTCAGTAGCGGCAACAGTTAACTGTGTAGACAATTCACTCGTAGAAGGCCCACTAGATGGCGTACCAGAGGCGGTAGCACTTGCGCTAGACGAAATTCCTTCCCTATTGCTTCTTGGAGAACTGTCTGGCTGACCGAAATGCAGAAGCGTGTGATGACGACTGTTGCACTTACGACAGCTGAATTTGGAGGGACAATTGCGAACAAAATgaccaattttcaagcagttgtgGCATAAGCGTTTCGAAATGACAAACTGTTGAAGTTCATTTGTTGATAAACGAATAAATTTCTGGCATTTCACTAAGGAATGCGATTGGCTACAAGCAATGCACTTTTCCCCAGAACCAGCAGTAGAGGCACACGAAGTAAGGCGAAACTGTGAATGGAAATGGTTCCTTTTCAGTGTATGAGATGAACTGCCAGAACTTGAAGCTGATTCTGTTGAGTGGTGGTTGACGGAGATTGATTCCAGCACCCGAGTTCTTCGTTGCAGGAAATCAATGATGCAGGCGTAGTCCGGGTTCGCTACGGTCGACGCATGATCCTCCCACGCCTTCAACGTGTCGTCGTGTAAGCGCATACACAGTAGATGCTCCAGAATGCTGCTCCAAGTATCGGTAGGCTCTCCCAGTTGATGCAAAATCTTTGTATGCCGCTCGAACTCATCAACTAGTCCGTGTAACGAGGCAGCGGACTCCTTCTTCATGCGTGGAATGTCGAAGAGTGCCTGAAGATGACGTTTCCGTAAAAGGTAATCATTCGAATATCGATTTTCCAACGTTTGCCAAGCTAGCAGGTAGTTGGCAGAACTAATTCCAATGGATTCAATCAATTGAGCAGCTTCGCCCTTGATAGCCGCCCGCAGATAATGAAATTTCTGAATATCCGGGACATCCGGATTAGAATGGATAAGCGCCAAGAATGTATCGTGGAATGCAAGCCATTGCATATAATCTCCATCGAATTCGGGCAAAGAAATCGTTGGCAACTTGATACCAGAGAGAGTGGAAGAAACGTGAGGGGGTACAGGGCTACGATCATTAGGAATAGGAGAAAGTTTTGACATTAGACTTGCCTTTATTGTAAAGAGACGTGGTTCAAATTCAGCTCGAACAGCTGCATGCTCTGTCCTACCTTCATCGGTAATCTCGATGTCCTCAAGCTGTGCCTGTACCGACTCGAGGTTGCTCCATACTCCGTTCAGGTATTCCAGCCTCAATGATACCTGACCCTGATCACGATGTGCATCGTATGCTGCATCAAAATCCTCTGCCCGACCCGGAGCAGCCAGAAGAGTTTCTCGTCGGTGAAGCAGCTGGTTTCTGGAATGCTCCTCCGCCATTGTATGAAGCAGAACGTTGAATACTGCACGTGTCCGAAAAGATGTCCGACCTGTCGATCAAAGACCACAAGTAGACCCACAAAAATGTAACAAAAGGCTTGGAAAGGTGCTCACCTGTTCCAAGGCAAGCAATGCCTTGTATTATATACAGCCAACTGGAACCTGCCGCAACACCAACCGAGCCAAAATCCTCCGAAACTGCCGACTCACGCGCAACACTCAAGCAGGAATGAGCACAAAACCATAAAGGCAGAAATAGCTCCCAAAATCGTCCGATGGTAACTGGAATGGCCAACAAACAGGTACACCACAGCAACAATAGAAAACAGGCCACGTGTAACTGGAGTGATTCACGCCGCAACTTGGGACGCCACGGGTAACAATGGTCCAATTGTTCAACAGcaaaatggcgcttcgaagcaaGCCAAGCTCCGCAATGAATAGTAGCAATGGCCGAATCAGGAACAATTCGTATTGTTAAAGCatgcaaagaaaaaaagaaagcaTCTAAAGGGCACCTGTGATACCCGCGGAGTGCATTGGACAGCTCTTTACCTGATGCCCAATAAATTGAGCCTTGTATAATGAATTATCAGCAATCAGGATCCAAAAACTTGAAGTATCGCTTTCAAACCAGCGTCCAAAATGGCGACGTCAAGAAAAAACGGTCCGAGTAACGAAaaatcctggtcacggcaccaaaTTATGATGTCGCTTACCCTACGTTGCGATTATCTTCTTTTGCCACCAGAATTTCTCCGAACAGCACAAGCAGCAATTGGTACATTACCCTATTCGCCGTTCCACAGGTATGCTTACGGTGCACCGAAAAGCAGCAGCCAGCAGCAGAAAATCGCTATGTACCAGCAGTGGATTCGCGCACAAACAGGCAAGTAATTTTACCTTTCAGGTCAACAGTTCTACACAGGTAAGTACTTCGGATCACTGCAGCACAGGTAAGTAAATCTCTTCCAAGTTTAacaagtaatttatttcagaacatACGAATTACACTTCATTGAAACAAATTAAACTTCACTTTATTACTTTTCTGCGGGACTGTTCACAGTGCGATCTGCTCGCTTCACTAGTTAAATTTCTACTGACTGATCGGAGCGAGCGGGAGCGCTATATTATCGATCGTGATCAGAAAACCTAGTTGCCAGAAGGGCCATAATTGTTATCTCACCGTCGCCCGTTAGCACCAATCTCATGTGAGAAATAATTATCACACGCAGTGCGGCCAAATTTAGTATACAAATCaacaatatattttatttattattaaaatatttacccacctataactatccctaacctaatacgtacgcattttgaattaattgtattacagagattgagcacctctcgccaaattttgtgcagtattgttcgaattttttcgtgaatacgacttactttactatggggcgccttttcaaaatttaccctctgagagagtgaatagtttttgatcgtggatatctcttgttgtatctaacgaatcaacataatttttgctacatgccatcggtaatatgatcataatttaatgataaaattatcagttgtgtgaccaagggtggcaaaaactcgctcataagattcgattttttctattaatcagctcacctcatgatttacgatgcaatccgtaaaatgatggtaaagatgaaactcatcgctgatctaagcaaacacactcacctatacagagcaccgctgacatcaaattatgatggtattga comes from Malaya genurostris strain Urasoe2022 chromosome 3, Malgen_1.1, whole genome shotgun sequence and encodes:
- the LOC131436445 gene encoding uncharacterized protein LOC131436445, which produces MAEEHSRNQLLHRRETLLAAPGRAEDFDAAYDAHRDQGQVSLRLEYLNGVWSNLESVQAQLEDIEITDEGRTEHAAVRAEFEPRLFTIKASLMSKLSPIPNDRSPVPPHVSSTLSGIKLPTISLPEFDGDYMQWLAFHDTFLALIHSNPDVPDIQKFHYLRAAIKGEAAQLIESIGISSANYLLAWQTLENRYSNDYLLRKRHLQALFDIPRMKKESAASLHGLVDEFERHTKILHQLGEPTDTWSSILEHLLCMRLHDDTLKAWEDHASTVANPDYACIIDFLQRRTRVLESISVNHHSTESASSSGSSSHTLKRNHFHSQFRLTSCASTAGSGEKCIACSQSHSLVKCQKFIRLSTNELQQFVISKRLCHNCLKIGHFVRNCPSKFSCRKCNSRHHTLLHFGQPDSSPRSNREGISSSASATASGTPSSGPSTSELSTQLTVAATEDTPVIEVSSTLQYPREDVFLLTVVVKVVDAFGVEHLARALLDSASQPNLITNPMTQILRLRRQHVNITVQGAGKLSKPVRESVFAQVFSRKGDFSCGVNFLVMENVTANLPSQNISTEGWKIPKELFLADPAFNKSQPIDMVLGARHFYSFFPSAARIQLDSNLPLLVDSVFGWIIAGSAISYSNDQITTSSTSCDAAVVSMISLEDCLEKFWKTEELANNDSYSIEERHCESLYQSTVSRNPEGRYVVRYPRKPDFDAMLGESRSNAQRRFEYLEKRLERNPHLRDDYHQFMREHLALGHMRLVVKDDERNSQVYYLPHHPVIKEASSTTKLRVVFDGSAKTSTGFSLNEALCVGPVVQEDLLNIILRFRTFPIALVGDIAKMYRQVLVHSDDTPLQRILWRFSKQCPVQTYELLTVTYGLGPSSFLATRTLHQLADDKGDQHSVGSQALRKGFYVDDFIGGAETVEEAILLRSELNDLLQKGGFELRKWTSNRLEVLKGLNDDQIGTQSTLHFSPHETIKALGISWEPEADCLRFDSQIRTNPVLPTKRSILSDIAKLFDPLGLIAPVIVRAKILMQELWLLSCGWDDPVPEPIKSKWENYHRELTKISKHRIDRYALLPGSDIQLHTFADASQAAYGACTYARCVNSQGIVRIQLLASKSRVAPLKRITIARLELCAAVLAAHLHARIKNAIDVDVRTSYFWSDSAVTLQWLQSPPNVWPTFVANRVSEIQQFTHGCQWKHVSGIENPADLVSRGMSVDDFLKSALWKCGPSWLPSPPQDWPISVPLGVTADDLELKTTVAVTQTTSTIHPWFLRWSSYSRLLHVIGYCLRFIANTRSKSRTQPSQSSSSLGQSLTVAELAKSKTVLTRLAQHDGYAAEIRQLEKGNSVSKQ